CAACAGGCTGCCTTCAACCAGCAGCTCGCCCAGTACAGCCGCACCGGCAACCCGAATTACAAGAGCCGCAAGCGGAAAACGCCCCCATGGAAGAAGGCGCTCGTCGTCGCGGGGGCTCTCATCCTGTGCGCTGTCTTCGCTGTCGGGGCTTATGCGCTTTGGTTCTCAGGGGCGCTCAACGAGAGGCTTTCCATGGGCGATCAGACCGATGCCGCGGTAAACGATGCCCTCACGTCTCCTATCGCGGGCGAGCCGTTCTACATGCTTTTACTCGGCTCCGATTCTCGAGAAGGATCAGGCACATCGGGCAATGCAGCCGAATCGGGCGATAACCAACGATCCGACGTTATGATCCTCGTTCGCGTCGATGCGAAGAACAAGCAGGTTACCATGGTGTCTATTCCGCGTGATACACCGCTTTCGCTCGAAGACGGTACTATCGTGAAAATCAACGAAGCGTACAACATCGGGGGTGCCGCATACTCGATCAAGGCTGTCTCAGAGCTCACCGGGGTACCTATTGCCCACTACGCCGAGGTGCATTTTTCGGAGTTTCAAGAGCTTGTTGATAAGCTCGGCGGTGTTGAGGTGGACGTGCCTGTCGAGCTTTCGTACAAGGATGCGCTCACGGGTGAATGGATCACGCTTGAGCCAGGCGTACAAACCATCGATGGGCAGCAAGCGCAGATATTCGCCCGCGCCCGCCATGAGTACGAGACCGATCAAGATGCTCATCGTCAAAACAACATTAGAACGTTGCTCGAGGCTATCATCACGAAGGTTCTCGAGAAGCCCTTCTACGAATTGCCCGATACCGTGCTGAGCCTTGCAGAGAGCGTGGGAACCGATCTCAACGCGTCTGACCTAGTGTCCTTGGCAATGGAGTATGCCGGAGGCTCGGGAAGTATGACCATGTACAGCGGTACAGGGCCAACTGATGGCGATATAAATGAAGCGGCGGGCGGTATTTGGCTGTGCTATGAAAACCCGGAAGGCTGGGCAAATCTCATGGCGGTCGTCGAATCGGGCGATGATCCGAGTGGACTTGATGTGAATAGTACTGCCATTATTCCTTCTGCGGCTTAGAATATCCAAACGAAATAAGCTGAGTGCACACAGATGCATTTCTTTTCATGTGCGAACAAGGGAGACGTAAAACTATGGGAAAGGCAAAGGACATGAAACGCTGGTTCAAGGTAGCGCTGGTTGCTCTCTGCGCTGTATGTGCATTCGCATTGGCCGGTTGCCAGCAAGAAAAACCGGAAGAGCCAAGCGATACCGAAGCGATGAAGGAGACTACGGCTGACAAGACGGTCGGTGCCGAAACAGAGCCGTTCTACGTGCTTGTTGTCGGCAACGATTCCCGTACAGGTACGGTTGAGATTGACAAGGGCGAATACTCGGATGGCACCGGGCGCGCGGATACCATCATGCTCGCACGCATCGATCCGACTACCTACCAAGTTGCGCTCGTCACGGTGCCCCGCGATACGGCGGTTGATCTGGATGGATCGACGAACAAGCTTAATGAGGTGTACCGTGTCAAGGGTATCGAAGGGCTTGAGAAAGAGGTCGAAAGCCTGACTGGCGTGAAGATCAAGTATTACTTCGATACAGGCTTTGTCGAGTTCGAGAACTTTGTGAACGCTTTAGGTGGCATCACGGCTAACGTACCGATCGACATGCACCTGCAGGATATCGTGAGCGGCGAGAACATCGAGCTTGCTGCGGGGTCGCAGGATCTGAACGGCGCTGAATCGCTCGTGCTTGCCCGCGTACGCAAACTGTACGCATACGACCTGGATGCGTGCCGCCAGATCCAGGATCGCCAGATTGTCGAAGTGGCTATTAACAAGGTTGCCTCCGATCCCGCCAATGCGGCAGCGGCGCTTGCGGCGCTTTCCAGCCACTCGAAAACCAACTGGCCCGCCGATGGCTTGACGGCAACGGTTATGAATTTCATCGACCATGCAAGCGAAATCACGTTCGTATCGGGCACCGGTCCCTACTCGGGCGATTTCGATGACAACGCCGGCGGCCTTTGGCTGATTCCTCGCGACGAGGCAACGTGGAGCGAGGTCATGAGGGTCGTCGAAGAAGGCGGCGACCCCACCACGGTAGTGCCTCTGCCGACCATCGTGCCAGTGGGGTAAACCGAAGCAGAGTATCTTCGCTCAATGCGTACCATACGAGTGCTTGGGATAAACCCCAAGCACTCTTTTTGTTGGGGACACAAGAGGAGCACAAGAGAACCGTCCCCCTGTGTTCCTCCGTTTAGCGCCAATCCCCGCATCGCTTTACATCCCATCCACCAGATCCATCAGCTCCTGCTTCGAGTGGACACCGGTTTTCCGGTAGATGTTCTTCACGTGGGTCTTCGTCGTGTTCTCGGACACGTAGAGGCGCTCGCTGATCTTCGCAAAACTTCGGCCCTTCGCAAGCATCGAGAGTATCTCGCCTTCGCGCTCGGTCAGCAGGTATCTCTGCACGATGGTATCCACCTTGTGCGCAAGCTCGTCATCGGCCGCCGCCCCCGCAACACCGTCGTCTTCGGCAAACAGCGAGCCGCTTCGGGCCGATCCCGTCGCAAGCAGGACCACCGCAGTCAACAACGCGAGCATGAGGATGATGGGTTCGGTCACGCTTCCCAATTGAAGCGGTTGGGCGAGCGAGGCGACGAACCCGTTCGCAATGGGGCTCAAGAACTGCCCCGCGAATAAGAAAAACAGCCCGAAACCGTACAGGATGCTCGAAGGCACGTGGCGATTCCAGGCAATATGGGACAGAAGCGTCCATACATGCAGCTCGAACAAGAGGTACACGACTACGCATACGAACTGGTAGACGAAGCCGAACGAGGTATCCATGAAGAACAGAAGCCCCACCGCCACGCCGACTACAAACAGGGTGGCAAACGAATAGGTGCCTTCGGCAGAGGATCGCGCCTGCATGATTACGTAGACGAAGAAAAACAGGGTAACGAAACCGGTTGCGATGAGGAAAAGCCCCACCAATGAACCGGGTAGCGATTGCCCCGCGTCGATCGTGCTCAGTGCGAGCTCCCTCAAAATGCTGTCCACAAATCCAAAGATCAGCATGACAAGGGCAAACCGCACGAAAGACGGCTTGGCGTATGTACGAAGCCTTTCTTTGCGGCGTGCGAACGGGTGCAGCGCCGCTTCTTCCTGCAGCGGCTTTTGTGCGATGCGGCACAAAAGCCCTTCGCCGACGATGGCAAGCACGGTGCATACGATAAGCATCAGGGAGTTTCCAAGCGCAAGGAGTGCCAAATAGACCACGATGGCAAGCAACAAGCCTAACGCGGTATTCAAAGCGACTGAGCCGCTATCAAGGTTTCGATACGCAATTCCCCAGCAAACGAGCAGATATCCGGTGGCAATTCCTCCCAGCATACCTCCCGCCATGCCGACCGCGTACAGGGCATCGTAGGTATCGAGTGCGAGGGAAACGAAGCGAACGGCGGTTGCTGCAACGCCGAGTGCGGTTGCGATGGCGATCGCGCGCTTTCTGCGATCAAGCGATTCGAAGCCCGTTCCGAACAACCCAGCGGCAAGAAAGGTGATGCAGATACTGCAGAACACACCAAAGGCAAACCCGGCAAGCGGTGAGAACTCAAGGCCCTCGACCGCTGGGCTGAGCACTCTTCCCGTTGCAAACATGATGCAGTAAACCCATACCCAATGGAGCCCAAAGCCGATGCTCAAACTCGGGCTGATCGACATCTTGGCTGCGGGTATTTCAATCGAGACTGTTTTCATGGAACCCCTCGCACTGCGCACATCCACCCATACTACCGTACCATAGCACTACCGTGCCGATTCATCTAAAACAGGTGAAGCTAACGCCCAATATCACCTCCCTTACGGTATCTGAGTTTTCTCGCTCGTGACAGGATCGTTTTGGTCGTGCTTCGAAACGGATATCCGTGGGAAACACGACGGGGAAAAGGGATACGAAACGGAGGATTACCATGCACAATTTGGATCGAAGGAACTTCCTCAAGGGTGCGCTCGCCACCGGTGTTCTCGGAGCAGCTGGCGTTTTAGGCGGATGTGCCGCTGGGGGGCAGGACAAGCCGGCCGCTGCTAACGAAGACGCAAACGTACCTGCCGATGGTGCGAGTGCGCCGTCATACGAGATAGCGGAAACCAAAGACGTCGACGTTGTAGTCGTGGGCTCGGGCAACGCAGGCATGGCGGCTGCAGTCGAGGCGGCAAGCCTAGGCGCGAAGACGCTCTTGCTTGAGAAGGAGGCCATTCTCGGCGGCAACGGCAACCACACGTACGGACCGAGCGGCTTTGACACCAAATACAGCAAAGCAGCGGGCGTTGAATACGACTACCGCGAAGCAGTGGTGGAAGATCAGCGCATGTTCAACTACATTCCCAACATCCGCTACTACATCGACATGGCCGAAGCTTCATCGGACAACATCGACTGGGTAGCCGAGCACGGCGTTCCCATCTCAAGTGTGGTCGACAACTACAAAGGCGGCAACCCAACCATGCACTACTGGGGCGAGGATGGCGGTACGATCGACCCCGTTCGCGGCCGCGTCGGCTCGGGTACCGTGTACATTGCCGGCATGCAGGCGACGGCCGAATCGCTCGGTGTGGAAATCCTCACGAGCACGCCGGCAGTCGATATCGTCATGGATGGTGCCGACGTGGTGGGCGTCGTCGCGCAGGATTCCAAGGGCAACTACATCCAGGTGAACGCAAAGGCGGTCATGCTCGGAACGGGAGGTATCTGCGCGAGCGAGGAACTCATGACCAAGGTGGGGCGCGCCGACAGCGTGGTTTCCCCCTACACCTTCTCGCCGGGAACCACGGGCGACGGCTATACGCTTTCCATGAAAGCCGGTGCGTTCGACATGCTCGGCTCGGTCGGGTTCATCGAGCAGCCGGCGTTCGCCGAAATGGGGCTCGCTGAGCAGAAGGCACGCGAGCAGAAGCTCGATTCGTCGTACTCGCCCAATAGAAACGACGAGCATCCGGTGTGGAACATTCTCAAGATGGGCAAGTGCATCTGGGTGAACGAAGAGGGCGAGCGGTTCGCTGACGAATCGGCTGCCAAGCCTGAGGGCGGCATTGCCGGCTGGGCTACGGGCGCAATCATGTCACAGCGGAAGAGCTTTGCCATCATCGACAAGGCGATCCAGGATATGCTCGGCCAGGACTGCATGGATCTCATGCTGAGCGCCAACGAGTTCAACACCAAGTTCCAGGCCGACACCCTCGAAGACCTTGCGAAGGCCATGGATATCGACTACACGACGCTCAAAGCGACGATCGATCGGTACAACGAAGTGTGCGCTGCGGGCGAGGACGTCGACTTCGGGAAGTACGCCGACGGACTCGTGCCCATTGGCGAGGGTCCCTATTTCGCCACGCAGCTCGGCGTGAGCCCGCTCTGCTCCATCGGCGGGGTGCGCGTCAACCGTCAGATGCAGGCTGCCGACGTCAACTGGAATCCCATCAAGGGGCTCTACGTCATCGGCGTGGACAGCTTCCCGTTCTACACGCAGATGTACTACTTCCAGCTTCCCGGAAGCGCCGTCGCCTACGAGCTCCATTCCGGACTTGTGGCTGCGCGCCATGCTGCAGAAAACCTGCTGTAAATTTTATCGTTCAGCGGCATCGGCCCCGCACCGCGTCTGCGGAGCGGGGTCTTTCTGTATAAGCAGTGCAAAGCCTGCTGAAACTTTCGCGCTTGTTCCCGCTACCTTCCCGCGCCCAACCCTTACGAAGCCGCCTTCTTGCTCCTGCTTCCGCCTGAGCGCTTGGGCTTGGGTTTCGTTTCCTTCAAGCTTGCGGAAAGCGCATCCATGAGGTCGATGACGTTCGAAGGCTTTCCACCGGATTCCTTCGGTGCCACGACCTCTTTGCCCTCGATCTTCTCCTGGATGAGGTCGCGAAGCTTTTCTTGGTATGTATCCTTGTACTCCGAGGGGTCGAACGGCCGCTCGAGCTGTTCCACGAGATTTTCGGCGAGCGTAAGCTCCTTGTCGGAAATCTCGGGATGCCGTTCGGTTTTGGGCATGTCGCGGATTTCGCTTTCGTAGAACAACGTGATCAGCGCAAGCTCGTCGCCGTAAGGAACGAGCGCGAACAGGTCTTCGGAGTTGCCCATCACGGTTGTTCCGATGGCCACCTTGTTCTTCTCGACCATCGCGCGGCGCAGAAGTTCCAGTGCCTTTTCGCCGCCGTCCTGTGCGACCACTTGGTAGGATTTCTGGTAGTAGATAGGCGGGATCTCGTCGCGGTCGGCAAACTGATCGATGGCGATGGCCTTGTCTTTTTCGGTTTTGATCGAGTCGAGCTCTTCGTTGGTGACGACGACGTATTTGCCCTTCTCGTACTGATACCCCTTCACGATGTCCTCGGGCTCGAGCTCGCCCTTGCAGCTCGGGCACGTTTTCACGTACCGCACGCGGCTCATGCTTTCTTTCGCGAGCTGGTTGAAGCGGATTTCCTCTTGCCGGGTTGCGGCGTACAGCTCCACCGGTATGTAGACGAGGCCGAACGCGATAGCGCCCTTTTTCGATGCGGCCATGTCGGTCACCTGCCTGTTCGGTAGGGGATAGGTAGGTTGATCGTAGCATTGCGTGCGCGTATGCGCAGTGCGTCGTACCGAATGGGAGCGATGCTGTTGCCGGATGGATACATCGAGGCAGGTTGATGCTTCCCTTCATGCGTTTGGAAGCCTTCGGGCGATGCTTCACTTCGGAGATACGGGAAGCCTTCGGGCGATGCTGTTCGAACAAAAGGAGGTGACATGTGGTCTGCGTGTTCCCGCGTGCCTTGATCTTGGCACAAAATTGGAGGTTGGGGGTGCGGCAGGATTCTTGGACTGCTCAGGCCGCCAGCCCGAGCCTCCTGCGGCGGCCCTCGATGGTCTCGCAGGTGGCCTTCTTCCCGTTCTCCCTGAACGTCTTGAGGCGGCCGTCATTGTACCACGTGATGTAGCGCGCGACGGCCTCGAATATCTCGGCGACGGGCGCCCCCGCGCGCACGAGCGAATGGAACGCCTCGACCTTCGCCCGGCCGAAGAAGCCCTCGCACGCCGCGTTGTCGGGGCTGTGCCCCTTGCGCGACATCGAGCGCACGAGGCCGGCCCCCTCGCACAGCGCGATCCACCCCTTCCAGCGGTAGTGCCCGCCGCGGTCGGAGTGGATGACGGGACGCTGGCCCTCCCGAAGCGTCGCTATCGCGTCGGCGAGCGTGGAGTTCGCGAGCTCGGCGTTGGGGCTCTCCGAGGCGCGCCAGGCGACGACCTTGCCGTCGAAGCAGTCGACGACGGCGGACAGGTAGCACTTGCCGTCGCGCCCCCGCATCTCGGTGATGTCGGTGAGCCACAGCTCGTTGGGCGCGTCCGCCGAGAAGTCGTGCCTCCCGTGCTCGCCGAGCAGCAGGTTCCCGGGCGCGTCCGACACCTCGCCCGCGTACGAGCTCCATCTCTTCTCCGACCTGGAGCACCGGGCGACGAGCCCCTGGCGCGCCATCGACTCGCGCACCCTGCGCTCGGGCGCGCGGACGCCGCCGGCCTCCAGCGCCGCCTTGAGGCGGCGGTAGCCGTAGATCCCGCCGTTCTCCGCGAAGGCCGCGGCCACGGCCCCGTCGAAGCCCCCGTCCGTCATGCCGGACGGGCTATCGAGCCTCGCCCGGTGGTAGAGGTAGGTGCTCTTCGAGATTCCCAAGAACGTCGAGATCCGGGCCAGGGAGCACCCGCAGTCCCGCCTCAGCCTCTCGCCTAACCCGACGAGCCGCCTCTTCGACAGGCTCGCCGGGCTTGCGGCTTTTGGGTCGCGCATCAGCTCCTTGTAGACGCTCACCTCGAAGAGCGCCTCCTCGAGCTCGGCCCGGAGGGCCTCGATCCGCCTGTCGTCCGATCCCGCCGCCTGCCCCATGCCCGGCTTCGCCCCCTCGTCCTCGCGCGGCGCGCCCTCCGCGCCGGTCTCGGACATGATAGCGCTTTTGCGGGCCTTCCTGCTCCAGACCGATATTATGCTCGCTTCGGCGATGCCGAGGCGGCGGGCGATGTGCGCGGGCTTCTCCCCGAGGCCGTAGAGGCGGACGGCCTCCGCCTTGGTGGCCTCGGGGTAGCGGGAGTGGGGCGCGTGCTCGGCGCGCCCCTTCACCCTGGGCATCTCCGCCGGCAGGGAGCCCTCCTCGGCCTGCTCCAGCCACCGCCTCAGCGACTCCCTGGACGGGGTCCCCCATTTCCGCTCGGCGGCGCGGGGCGTGAGCCCCTCGGCCCACATCGTCTCGACGTAGCGGACCTTCTCCCTTTCCGTGTACATGCGGCTCCCTCCTCGCGGCCCCCGCGGGGGCCGCTCGATCGGTCGTGGACCGCCTGCCGGCGGTCCAACTTCCTGCCGCACCTCCGGTTTGACAATTAGGGAATATCATGCATTTGAGTTTTGATGATTTTGAATTTCGCCATCAGGCATTTTATACGCTAAAAGTTCAGAAAGTATTATGTATCTCACTACATAATTGTCAAACCTCGGATTTTGTGCCCGAATCGGGAAACTCGGGAACAGAAAGCGCATCTCAAGAGTGACATAGCACCAATCCCGTGCACAAATTGGCTATCTCGGGAACACGCCTTTCGTATCACAACCAAGACGCAGCGTCATGCAACCAGCATGTTCCGTGAGGTGAATCTGCGACCTCCGTCGGCAGTATCCTCTGAGTCGTGCCTTTCCAATGCGGCGGGGTGGGCTTGGCAGGTGCGCCCCACCGGAAGTGGCGGGGCGCTACAAGAAAGCACCACCCAACCGCGCCATGCAAAAGCAGCTCAAAAATCAGACCAGTCAAAACCCGTCCGGCAGCCGCCGGATGAAACCTATTTCGCGATGGGGAAGTACACCTCGGTGACGTAATCCTTCGGATCGACTTCGGGGCCGCCTTTCACATACGAGTCGAACGGACTGTTGGCAACGTGATAGCCGTTCTCGTCGATCCATTGCATAAGACCTGCATAGATTGCCGTGAACGCATCCGAATCGTAGGGTCCGACGAGCGTCGAGCACGCATGCAAGCCACCAGCGAGCTCGCGAGAACCCGGCGTGCCCGCAGCCACGGGAAGGGCAACTTCAATATCGGTGTGCTCAGCGTTGAAATCCTCGTCGTGATAAAAGGCCATCGGACCTCCGAGCGGCTGGAGGCCCTTCTTCCCTGCTGCGGCATACAGTTCGCCGAACAACTCCTGAAAATCTTGCACGCTGATGTTCTTGCGAATGCCGAAGATGGTTTGCGGTTCGCGTTCGACGGTGGTTACCGTGATGTTCTGTTCCATGATATCTACATTCCTTTCGAGTTTTTCAATGTCCTGCTCCATACGACGCAGCACGCGTTCGGTTTGGTCGCGTTCGCTTTCCATGAGGCGCTGCTTTTCAACGAGCTTTTGGGAAAGGGCAGTACTATCGGGATTGGCCAAGTGCGCAGCGATTTCAGGCAGCGAGAACCCGTATGCCTTGAGCCGAAGGATCAAGCGCATCGTGCGGATTTGGCCGACTGTGTAATAGCGATACCCGTTCTCGGCAACGTGGGCAGGCCGCAAAAGCCCGATGTCGTCGTAATGGCGCAGGGTTTTCTTCGTTACAAAACAAGTCCGGGAGAACTCTCCGATTGTCAACATAGGCTAGCCGTCTTTCATGCTTGGTCGAACGTTCGAGCTTCAGTATGGGGTATGCCCTAACGGGAATGTCAACGGGGGATTTATGGTTAGTGATAAATTGATATGTTAATTATTCTAACAACTTGCTATAAGGATCGCTAAGAGTGAGTATAATTGTAAGCGATTATCATCAAAAGATGGAGCTGTAGATTGATCCAACTTCACACCATTCGGTTGCGCTATTCACCGTTGGATGTGTACTCTTTATAAGAAGGCTAAACTTAGTTAGCATAATCATTTACTCTACTTTCAGCGGTTTCATTAACTGCTTTTACGAAACAAGCATCAGTGGTTCGATGCGTGTTGCAGAGAGAAGACCAAATAGGAACAAGCCAACCGTCTGACCACTCTAGGCAAAATAGTCCCTCATAGACATCAAGATCTCTTCCCCCATTTTTGATAGAGCTTTCGTATCCTATCGTGCCATTTTGTGGAATTATTGGTATTGTCCATTTATCGTGCATTGATCTTGTTGCAGGAACTTTATATACAAACGACCCATGTTTTTTTATTTTTTCGAATAGTATCAGAGAAAGGCAAAAGAAAGCGCCGAATGACAGTACCATAAGAATTATCCAGGTGAAGTCAATGGCTATTCCGTAATTATTAACTATTTTATTAGAAACAATGATGCTGCCACTTTGGTCTACGCCTTCGGCAACACTAGTTATTTGCAGTATAACTACTAAGCCTAGTGCTAATAAGGATGAGGCAATTATCATGAACGCAGAAACCCACATCCATTCTTCGCTATGGCTGGTTCTTAACGTTTCCCATACTGACATTAGTCCAGCAAATGTTATCGCAGCAAAGAAAGCCGCAATATATTGGAAGTTATTGAATAAATTGATGAGCCCAACGTTACCCTCCGAACCATCGCTATACATATATGATACACCAGCGTATGTAAGGAGGGCGAATGATAGTGCCGAAGCTATGCACAATGACTGCAGTGCTCTATGGTCTCTATCCTCGTATTCAATCCTAAGAGCGGCATTGCAAAAGCCCCTTCCATTCTTGATATAGACACGAGAATTCTTTTGGTCGTAGCGATTGGTCATGGTCATTTTGGAAGCAATGAAATGCTTAGCTCTATCAGGGTCCGTACTTCGTAAGTTAGAGCCGGTAAAGTATGAGCCTTCGGGACCTGAAAATGTGAGATGGTAGCTCTGCGCTCTATCTGCATTTCCTAGATTGTAGTAATAAACCAACCTATGTTTGGTAAACTGCCTTTTGATCCACATAACAATCAGTCTTTTTTTATTATCTGTTTCACGAACTAGGGGAACAAGAGGGGTGTTGCGAATCACTGTGAGTGAACATTCGAGATTTGGATCAGCTAATTCTGGAAAAGCGGAGTGCTCGTTTCCTTGATAATGTTTTCTTATTATGGCTCTTACGCAAACTGGCTTAACTCTTTCAAACATTAACAATAGCTCCTCAAGGATGGCTTGTGTTTCACAGTCCAGGTCAGAATCAACAATTGGTGAACTGGTGTTTGGTAAATCATTCATTATGAACGCAGCAAATTCCTTTGCTTTATTTTGATTTGCTCCAGAGCAATTTCCTTCTGTACAAAAAAGACAAGACAATGATTCAGCTAAAACATCTTCCGTTTCGGCATCATTGAGCCGATATAGCGGATTGCCGTCAGTGTCAATAAATTCTAATTCCGAGGTCAGTTCTTTCTTGCTTCGAAGGACAACAGGGATAATTATGCTATTTCTGGATGCACTATCTATAGGTATGCAAATGTCCATTTTTGATTTAATACGGTAGAAACCTCTAGAAGGAGATATATCCTCGTGTAGTCTTTTTGTATAAACCGCTGGCCTCATCAACATTGACAAAAAGAAATCCACATCGTGCGTTTTCGAATTATCGCCAGTAGCGCAAGCGCAGTGATGCGATGC
Above is a genomic segment from Raoultibacter phocaeensis containing:
- a CDS encoding LCP family protein, yielding MRARQASSQQAAFNQQLAQYSRTGNPNYKSRKRKTPPWKKALVVAGALILCAVFAVGAYALWFSGALNERLSMGDQTDAAVNDALTSPIAGEPFYMLLLGSDSREGSGTSGNAAESGDNQRSDVMILVRVDAKNKQVTMVSIPRDTPLSLEDGTIVKINEAYNIGGAAYSIKAVSELTGVPIAHYAEVHFSEFQELVDKLGGVEVDVPVELSYKDALTGEWITLEPGVQTIDGQQAQIFARARHEYETDQDAHRQNNIRTLLEAIITKVLEKPFYELPDTVLSLAESVGTDLNASDLVSLAMEYAGGSGSMTMYSGTGPTDGDINEAAGGIWLCYENPEGWANLMAVVESGDDPSGLDVNSTAIIPSAA
- a CDS encoding LCP family protein, with product MGKAKDMKRWFKVALVALCAVCAFALAGCQQEKPEEPSDTEAMKETTADKTVGAETEPFYVLVVGNDSRTGTVEIDKGEYSDGTGRADTIMLARIDPTTYQVALVTVPRDTAVDLDGSTNKLNEVYRVKGIEGLEKEVESLTGVKIKYYFDTGFVEFENFVNALGGITANVPIDMHLQDIVSGENIELAAGSQDLNGAESLVLARVRKLYAYDLDACRQIQDRQIVEVAINKVASDPANAAAALAALSSHSKTNWPADGLTATVMNFIDHASEITFVSGTGPYSGDFDDNAGGLWLIPRDEATWSEVMRVVEEGGDPTTVVPLPTIVPVG
- a CDS encoding helix-turn-helix transcriptional regulator is translated as MKTVSIEIPAAKMSISPSLSIGFGLHWVWVYCIMFATGRVLSPAVEGLEFSPLAGFAFGVFCSICITFLAAGLFGTGFESLDRRKRAIAIATALGVAATAVRFVSLALDTYDALYAVGMAGGMLGGIATGYLLVCWGIAYRNLDSGSVALNTALGLLLAIVVYLALLALGNSLMLIVCTVLAIVGEGLLCRIAQKPLQEEAALHPFARRKERLRTYAKPSFVRFALVMLIFGFVDSILRELALSTIDAGQSLPGSLVGLFLIATGFVTLFFFVYVIMQARSSAEGTYSFATLFVVGVAVGLLFFMDTSFGFVYQFVCVVVYLLFELHVWTLLSHIAWNRHVPSSILYGFGLFFLFAGQFLSPIANGFVASLAQPLQLGSVTEPIILMLALLTAVVLLATGSARSGSLFAEDDGVAGAAADDELAHKVDTIVQRYLLTEREGEILSMLAKGRSFAKISERLYVSENTTKTHVKNIYRKTGVHSKQELMDLVDGM
- a CDS encoding FAD-dependent oxidoreductase, which codes for MHNLDRRNFLKGALATGVLGAAGVLGGCAAGGQDKPAAANEDANVPADGASAPSYEIAETKDVDVVVVGSGNAGMAAAVEAASLGAKTLLLEKEAILGGNGNHTYGPSGFDTKYSKAAGVEYDYREAVVEDQRMFNYIPNIRYYIDMAEASSDNIDWVAEHGVPISSVVDNYKGGNPTMHYWGEDGGTIDPVRGRVGSGTVYIAGMQATAESLGVEILTSTPAVDIVMDGADVVGVVAQDSKGNYIQVNAKAVMLGTGGICASEELMTKVGRADSVVSPYTFSPGTTGDGYTLSMKAGAFDMLGSVGFIEQPAFAEMGLAEQKAREQKLDSSYSPNRNDEHPVWNILKMGKCIWVNEEGERFADESAAKPEGGIAGWATGAIMSQRKSFAIIDKAIQDMLGQDCMDLMLSANEFNTKFQADTLEDLAKAMDIDYTTLKATIDRYNEVCAAGEDVDFGKYADGLVPIGEGPYFATQLGVSPLCSIGGVRVNRQMQAADVNWNPIKGLYVIGVDSFPFYTQMYYFQLPGSAVAYELHSGLVAARHAAENLL
- a CDS encoding non-homologous end joining protein Ku, producing the protein MAASKKGAIAFGLVYIPVELYAATRQEEIRFNQLAKESMSRVRYVKTCPSCKGELEPEDIVKGYQYEKGKYVVVTNEELDSIKTEKDKAIAIDQFADRDEIPPIYYQKSYQVVAQDGGEKALELLRRAMVEKNKVAIGTTVMGNSEDLFALVPYGDELALITLFYESEIRDMPKTERHPEISDKELTLAENLVEQLERPFDPSEYKDTYQEKLRDLIQEKIEGKEVVAPKESGGKPSNVIDLMDALSASLKETKPKPKRSGGSRSKKAAS
- a CDS encoding IS3 family transposase, whose protein sequence is MYTEREKVRYVETMWAEGLTPRAAERKWGTPSRESLRRWLEQAEEGSLPAEMPRVKGRAEHAPHSRYPEATKAEAVRLYGLGEKPAHIARRLGIAEASIISVWSRKARKSAIMSETGAEGAPREDEGAKPGMGQAAGSDDRRIEALRAELEEALFEVSVYKELMRDPKAASPASLSKRRLVGLGERLRRDCGCSLARISTFLGISKSTYLYHRARLDSPSGMTDGGFDGAVAAAFAENGGIYGYRRLKAALEAGGVRAPERRVRESMARQGLVARCSRSEKRWSSYAGEVSDAPGNLLLGEHGRHDFSADAPNELWLTDITEMRGRDGKCYLSAVVDCFDGKVVAWRASESPNAELANSTLADAIATLREGQRPVIHSDRGGHYRWKGWIALCEGAGLVRSMSRKGHSPDNAACEGFFGRAKVEAFHSLVRAGAPVAEIFEAVARYITWYNDGRLKTFRENGKKATCETIEGRRRRLGLAA
- a CDS encoding MerR family transcriptional regulator, whose translation is MLTIGEFSRTCFVTKKTLRHYDDIGLLRPAHVAENGYRYYTVGQIRTMRLILRLKAYGFSLPEIAAHLANPDSTALSQKLVEKQRLMESERDQTERVLRRMEQDIEKLERNVDIMEQNITVTTVEREPQTIFGIRKNISVQDFQELFGELYAAAGKKGLQPLGGPMAFYHDEDFNAEHTDIEVALPVAAGTPGSRELAGGLHACSTLVGPYDSDAFTAIYAGLMQWIDENGYHVANSPFDSYVKGGPEVDPKDYVTEVYFPIAK